The Triticum dicoccoides isolate Atlit2015 ecotype Zavitan chromosome 6A, WEW_v2.0, whole genome shotgun sequence genome has a window encoding:
- the LOC119318799 gene encoding uncharacterized protein LOC119318799, whose translation MASMMGGDFVEAYVLKNAYKEKLRRMDQAEAAAALDGAKSSKDAAGAAGEKKEAGGASSRGGFFGLMKKKVHPKPKAAAAAATSS comes from the coding sequence ATGGCGTCCATGATGGGAGGAGACTTCGTGGAGGCCTACGTGCTCAAGAACGCCTACAAGGAGAAGCTGAGGCGCATGGACCAAGCCGAAGCCGCCGCGGCGCTCGACGGCGCAAAGAGCAGCAAGGACGCCGCCGGTGCCGCTGGAGAGAAGAAGGAGGCTGGTGGTGCGAGCAGCAGGGGAGGATTCTTTGGCCTCATGAAGAAGAAGGTGCACCCCAAACccaaagcggcggcggcggcggccacttCCTCTTGA